One window from the genome of Natrialba magadii ATCC 43099 encodes:
- a CDS encoding enoyl-CoA hydratase/isomerase family protein, whose protein sequence is MSDLAALETELELVSVSVGEHAEKVATIAIERPDARNALNGQVRTELKEAVAAAEDDDDVRVLVLTGGEGSGAFVAGADVTEFKDRSLVEQREASQRPRVYETVDDASIPVIARINGHALGGGCELAQACDVRIAAEGSKLGQPEINLGLIPGGGGTQRLARLVGEGQAMRLILSGELIDAQEAHEIGLVDEVYDATDLDEAVYDLAESMAEKSPIALEFAMNAVKAGSRMGLEEGLDYEAELFVQLFATTDKDEGIEAFLEKREPEFTGE, encoded by the coding sequence ATGAGCGACCTCGCTGCGCTCGAGACCGAACTCGAGTTGGTCTCCGTCTCAGTCGGCGAGCACGCCGAGAAGGTCGCGACGATCGCAATCGAGCGTCCCGACGCGCGCAACGCGCTCAACGGCCAGGTTCGCACAGAATTGAAGGAGGCCGTCGCGGCCGCTGAAGACGACGATGACGTGCGCGTGCTCGTGCTCACCGGTGGCGAGGGCTCTGGCGCGTTCGTCGCCGGTGCGGACGTGACGGAGTTCAAAGACCGCAGCCTCGTCGAGCAGCGCGAGGCCAGTCAGCGCCCGCGGGTCTACGAGACCGTCGACGATGCGTCGATTCCCGTCATCGCGCGGATCAACGGCCACGCGCTCGGCGGTGGCTGTGAACTCGCACAGGCCTGTGACGTCCGCATCGCCGCCGAGGGCTCGAAACTCGGCCAGCCCGAAATCAACCTCGGCCTTATTCCGGGCGGCGGCGGCACCCAGCGTCTCGCCCGCCTCGTCGGCGAGGGGCAGGCAATGCGGCTTATCCTCTCCGGCGAACTGATCGACGCCCAGGAGGCCCACGAGATCGGCCTCGTAGACGAGGTTTACGACGCGACCGACCTGGATGAAGCCGTCTACGACCTCGCCGAATCGATGGCCGAAAAGAGTCCGATCGCACTCGAGTTCGCCATGAATGCGGTGAAGGCTGGCTCCCGCATGGGACTCGAGGAGGGACTCGACTACGAGGCGGAACTGTTCGTACAGCTGTTCGCGACGACGGACAAGGACGAGGGAATCGAGGCGTTCCTCGAGAAGCGCGAGCCGGAGTTCACTGGCGAGTAA
- a CDS encoding 3-hydroxyacyl-CoA dehydrogenase family protein — MQVTVLGAGSMGHGIAQVSAMAGYDVVLRDIEDDLVEKGLEGIRENLQGGVDRDKLTEDEMDATLERIEGMTDLADAVVDADLVIEAVPEDMDLKKDVLSDVEAETGDETVIASNTSSLSVTEMASALESPERVVGLHFFNPPHLMDLVEIVIAEQTDDRTEEFAVEYVREIEKEDVVVRDSAGFATSRLGLVTGLEAIRMVEEGVASPADIDEAMKLGYGYPMGPIELGDHVGLDVRLHIAEHLREELGERFKPPQALRRKVRAGNLGRKSGEGFYVWEDGERVGMSGEWGEDE, encoded by the coding sequence ATGCAAGTCACGGTACTCGGAGCCGGTAGTATGGGCCATGGAATCGCACAGGTCTCCGCGATGGCGGGCTACGATGTCGTCCTGCGAGACATCGAGGACGACCTCGTCGAGAAGGGACTCGAGGGCATTCGCGAGAACCTCCAGGGCGGTGTCGATCGAGACAAACTCACCGAAGACGAGATGGACGCCACGCTCGAGCGCATCGAGGGGATGACCGACCTCGCCGACGCCGTCGTCGACGCCGACCTCGTCATCGAGGCCGTCCCCGAGGACATGGACCTGAAGAAGGACGTCCTCTCCGACGTGGAGGCAGAAACCGGCGACGAGACGGTGATCGCCTCGAACACGTCCTCGCTCTCCGTCACGGAGATGGCGAGCGCACTCGAGTCCCCCGAGCGCGTCGTCGGGCTGCACTTCTTTAATCCGCCGCATCTGATGGACCTGGTCGAGATTGTGATCGCAGAGCAGACCGACGACCGGACTGAGGAGTTCGCGGTCGAGTACGTCCGCGAGATCGAGAAGGAGGATGTGGTCGTCCGCGACAGCGCCGGCTTTGCGACCTCTCGACTCGGACTCGTGACGGGACTCGAGGCGATCCGAATGGTCGAGGAAGGTGTCGCCAGCCCGGCGGACATCGACGAGGCGATGAAACTCGGCTACGGCTATCCGATGGGGCCGATCGAACTCGGCGATCACGTCGGTCTCGACGTGCGCCTGCACATCGCCGAACACCTCCGCGAGGAACTCGGTGAACGATTCAAGCCGCCGCAGGCGCTGCGCCGGAAGGTTCGCGCGGGCAACCTCGGCCGGAAGTCCGGTGAGGGCTTCTACGTCTGGGAGGACGGCGAGCGTGTCGGCATGAGCGGCGAGTGGGGTGAAGACGAATGA
- a CDS encoding thiolase family protein, which yields MSDTQPVVVQAVRTPQGKHGGVFAETGSEELSVPLVDTILERTGLTGADVDDIRWGCAKQVDEQSNNIARVIALCSELGEDVPGTTIDRLCASSAEAIMSASDAIRAGQREVIIAGGVENMSRTERRKGIGSYDGIAEQYDAADLQMGQTAETVADRYDISREEQDAYGARSQQRACEATEEGRFDDEIVPIDTGEQVVEEDEGLRPGTTQEKISGLPPAFEEDGSVTAANASQISDGAAAVMLTSKAFAEDNGLEIMAEVGDHDVAGVDPEVMGIGPVPAVRGIWERNGRSADDYDLVELNEAFASQTLYCQDELGFDDDVFNVNGGAIALGHPLGASGARLPVTLLHELQKQGGGLGLSTMCVGYGQGAAVEFRVPDEK from the coding sequence ATGAGCGACACCCAGCCAGTAGTCGTCCAAGCAGTCAGGACTCCACAGGGAAAACACGGCGGCGTCTTCGCCGAAACCGGCAGCGAGGAACTGTCTGTCCCGCTGGTCGACACGATACTCGAGCGCACCGGGCTCACGGGCGCAGACGTCGACGACATCCGGTGGGGCTGTGCGAAGCAGGTCGACGAGCAGAGTAACAACATCGCCCGCGTGATCGCGCTCTGCTCCGAACTCGGCGAGGATGTGCCGGGGACCACCATTGACCGGCTCTGTGCCTCCTCCGCGGAGGCGATCATGAGCGCGAGCGACGCTATCCGCGCGGGCCAGCGTGAGGTCATCATCGCCGGCGGTGTCGAGAACATGAGCCGCACCGAGCGCCGGAAGGGGATCGGCTCCTACGACGGCATCGCCGAACAGTACGACGCCGCGGACCTCCAGATGGGCCAGACGGCCGAGACCGTCGCGGACCGATACGATATCAGCCGGGAGGAGCAAGACGCCTACGGCGCACGCAGCCAGCAGCGCGCCTGTGAGGCCACCGAGGAGGGCCGCTTCGACGACGAAATCGTCCCGATCGACACCGGCGAACAGGTCGTCGAAGAAGACGAGGGTCTCCGGCCCGGTACGACCCAGGAGAAGATTTCGGGGCTACCACCCGCCTTCGAAGAGGACGGCTCCGTTACTGCCGCCAACGCCTCCCAGATATCCGACGGCGCAGCGGCCGTCATGCTCACAAGCAAAGCGTTCGCCGAGGACAATGGACTCGAGATCATGGCCGAAGTCGGCGATCACGACGTCGCCGGCGTCGATCCCGAAGTGATGGGGATCGGGCCCGTCCCAGCCGTTCGGGGTATCTGGGAGCGAAACGGCCGCTCAGCCGACGACTACGACCTCGTCGAACTCAACGAGGCCTTCGCCAGCCAGACGCTGTACTGCCAGGACGAACTCGGCTTCGACGACGACGTGTTCAACGTCAACGGCGGCGCAATTGCGTTGGGCCACCCGCTCGGTGCCTCTGGCGCGCGGCTCCCGGTGACGTTGCTCCACGAGTTGCAGAAACAGGGCGGTGGCCTCGGTCTGTCGACGATGTGTGTCGGCTACGGACAGGGGGCTGCAGTCGAGTTCCGCGTGCCTGACGAAAAATAG
- a CDS encoding acyl-CoA dehydrogenase family protein: MAFSLSDEHEAIRDAVREFGENEIKPVAEEYDREGKYPLELRKKAAEYDFVAPGIPIEYGGAGMDKISSTIVTEELWRADPGIGSAVGSAGFGTNMIIEFGDEWMKEEWLPKVANGETASCSMISEPAHGSNVAGIETVAEADGDGYVLNGNKMWITNGTVADVGVLMAKTSPDEGHRGITAFLVEMDTDGISTEKIDNKLGIRASDLAEVVVDDVRVPEENVIGEVDKGFYQLMEFFASGRTSVASQAVGAAQGALDAAIDYAGEREQFGQKIKEFQAIEHKLAEMATRVEAARSLTYRAATEVEQNNQDVAAQFSSMAKLFASEIAVEVADEGIQVHGGSGYVTDYPAERYYRDARITKIYEGTSEIQKNIIADQLL; this comes from the coding sequence ATGGCTTTCAGTCTATCCGACGAACACGAAGCGATTCGCGACGCCGTTCGTGAGTTCGGTGAGAACGAAATCAAGCCGGTCGCAGAGGAGTACGACCGCGAGGGGAAATACCCACTCGAACTGCGCAAGAAGGCCGCAGAGTACGACTTCGTCGCGCCGGGCATCCCGATCGAGTACGGCGGTGCCGGCATGGACAAGATCTCGAGTACGATTGTCACCGAAGAGCTCTGGCGAGCGGACCCCGGTATCGGCTCGGCCGTCGGCTCCGCCGGCTTCGGGACGAACATGATCATCGAGTTCGGTGACGAGTGGATGAAAGAGGAGTGGCTGCCGAAGGTCGCAAACGGCGAGACGGCCTCCTGTTCGATGATCTCCGAGCCCGCACACGGCTCGAACGTCGCCGGCATCGAGACGGTCGCCGAAGCGGACGGCGACGGCTACGTCCTGAACGGAAACAAGATGTGGATCACGAACGGCACGGTCGCCGACGTCGGCGTTCTGATGGCCAAGACCAGCCCGGACGAGGGCCACCGCGGGATCACCGCGTTTCTCGTCGAGATGGACACTGACGGCATCTCGACCGAGAAGATCGACAACAAACTCGGCATCCGCGCCTCGGACCTCGCAGAGGTCGTCGTCGACGACGTGCGCGTCCCCGAAGAGAACGTCATCGGCGAGGTCGACAAGGGCTTCTACCAGCTGATGGAGTTCTTCGCCTCCGGCCGCACGAGCGTCGCCTCCCAGGCGGTCGGTGCCGCACAGGGTGCACTCGACGCCGCGATCGACTACGCCGGCGAGCGCGAGCAGTTCGGCCAGAAGATCAAGGAGTTCCAGGCCATCGAGCACAAGCTCGCCGAGATGGCGACCCGCGTCGAGGCAGCCCGCTCACTGACCTACCGCGCTGCAACCGAAGTCGAGCAGAACAACCAGGACGTCGCTGCGCAGTTCTCGAGTATGGCGAAGCTGTTCGCTAGCGAGATTGCGGTCGAAGTCGCCGACGAGGGTATCCAGGTGCACGGCGGCTCGGGCTACGTCACGGACTATCCCGCAGAACGCTACTACCGTGACGCCCGTATTACGAAGATCTACGAGGGTACCTCGGAGATTCAGAAGAACATCATCGCGGATCAGCTGCTGTAA
- a CDS encoding long-chain-fatty-acid--CoA ligase codes for MTNLVTTVAETVESNSDSPAIVYDGSELTYEQFWTRAGQFAQALENNGIGEDDRVGIYLPNLPQFVTAFYGTLRAGGIVVPMNPQYKAREIGHLLGDSGAKAVVSLADNVPNVRDVLDDTDVEQVISVGGDAEGATAFEDFLADETKAIVDRADDDVAVQPYTSGTTGTPKGVLLTHNNIRWTTEANADVPHGGFQATDRLVGTLPLFHIYGMSVVMNGAMYSGGAYYPIPEWDAPTVMDLIEEEDLSIMFGVPAMFNDMINQPDAAEYDLEALRFVNSGGASLPHEVLERFEELYGVELYEGYGLTETSPVTHANHEGARRKGSIGTPLDGPGDTSVEAKVVDDDFETVPRVEEGPIDEEEADLHEITGELVISGPNVMQGYYELPEANEDAFTEEDGTTWFHTGDICYWDEDDFFFVVDREKHMIVTGGYNVYPREVEELLFEHEAVADAAVVGVPDKRRGETVKALVVPTPDADATPEDLKQYCLESLAEYKHPREVEFVDELPRTTTGKVQKFKIRDEE; via the coding sequence ATGACCAATCTCGTCACAACTGTCGCCGAGACTGTCGAATCGAACTCGGATTCCCCCGCAATTGTCTACGACGGTTCCGAACTCACCTACGAACAGTTCTGGACGCGCGCGGGGCAGTTCGCACAGGCACTCGAGAACAACGGCATCGGCGAGGACGACCGCGTCGGTATCTACCTCCCGAATCTGCCGCAGTTCGTGACGGCGTTCTACGGCACGCTGCGTGCTGGTGGTATCGTCGTGCCGATGAACCCGCAGTACAAGGCCCGCGAGATCGGCCATCTACTGGGCGACAGCGGGGCAAAAGCCGTCGTCTCGCTCGCGGATAACGTCCCAAACGTCCGTGATGTGCTCGACGACACTGACGTCGAACAGGTTATCAGCGTCGGCGGCGACGCCGAGGGCGCAACGGCCTTCGAGGACTTCCTCGCAGACGAGACGAAAGCGATCGTCGACCGCGCGGACGACGACGTGGCGGTCCAGCCCTACACGTCGGGCACCACCGGCACGCCGAAGGGCGTTCTGCTCACCCATAACAACATCCGCTGGACGACCGAAGCTAACGCCGACGTCCCCCACGGCGGCTTCCAGGCGACAGACCGCCTCGTCGGTACCCTGCCGCTCTTTCACATCTACGGCATGTCCGTCGTGATGAACGGCGCGATGTACAGCGGCGGTGCCTACTATCCGATCCCCGAGTGGGACGCACCAACTGTGATGGACCTGATCGAGGAGGAAGACCTCTCCATCATGTTCGGCGTTCCGGCGATGTTCAACGACATGATCAACCAGCCCGACGCCGCAGAATACGACCTCGAGGCGCTCCGGTTCGTTAACTCCGGTGGTGCCAGTCTCCCACACGAGGTGCTCGAGCGCTTCGAGGAACTGTACGGTGTCGAACTCTACGAGGGCTACGGCCTGACAGAGACGAGTCCGGTTACGCACGCAAACCACGAAGGGGCGCGCCGGAAGGGCAGCATCGGGACGCCGCTCGACGGCCCCGGCGACACCAGCGTTGAGGCGAAGGTCGTCGATGACGACTTCGAGACGGTTCCCCGCGTCGAGGAGGGACCAATCGACGAAGAGGAGGCAGACCTCCACGAAATCACGGGCGAACTCGTCATCTCAGGACCGAACGTGATGCAGGGCTACTACGAACTGCCCGAGGCGAACGAGGACGCCTTCACCGAGGAAGACGGGACGACCTGGTTCCACACCGGCGACATCTGCTACTGGGACGAGGACGACTTCTTCTTCGTCGTCGACCGCGAGAAGCACATGATCGTCACGGGCGGCTACAACGTCTACCCGCGCGAGGTCGAAGAGTTGCTCTTCGAGCACGAGGCCGTCGCCGACGCCGCCGTCGTCGGCGTGCCGGACAAACGCCGCGGCGAGACGGTGAAGGCGCTGGTTGTGCCGACGCCGGACGCCGACGCTACGCCGGAAGACCTCAAACAGTACTGCCTCGAGAGCCTCGCGGAGTACAAGCACCCCCGTGAGGTCGAGTTCGTCGACGAACTGCCACGAACGACGACCGGAAAGGTCCAGAAGTTCAAGATTCGCGACGAGGAGTAA